In one Cronobacter dublinensis subsp. dublinensis LMG 23823 genomic region, the following are encoded:
- the fklB gene encoding FKBP-type peptidyl-prolyl cis-trans isomerase — MTTPSFDTIEAQASYGIGLQVGQQLRESGLQGLLPEALVAGLRDALEGNQPAVPVDVVHRALREIHERADAVRRERQQEMAVEGQKYLDENRERDGVNSTESGLQFRVLTQGEGPIPSRKDRVRVHYTGKLIDGTVFDSSVARGEPAEFPVSGVIAGWIEALTLMPVGSKWELTIPHNLAYGERGAGASIPPFSTLVFEVELLEIL; from the coding sequence ATGACAACCCCTTCTTTTGACACCATCGAAGCGCAGGCAAGCTACGGTATTGGCTTACAGGTCGGACAGCAACTGCGCGAGTCAGGCTTACAAGGGCTGCTGCCGGAAGCGCTGGTGGCGGGGCTGCGTGACGCGCTGGAAGGCAACCAGCCTGCCGTGCCTGTTGATGTCGTGCATCGCGCGCTGCGTGAAATCCACGAACGCGCCGATGCGGTGCGCCGCGAGCGCCAGCAGGAGATGGCGGTAGAAGGCCAGAAATACCTGGACGAAAACCGCGAGCGCGACGGGGTGAACAGCACCGAGTCCGGTCTGCAATTCCGCGTACTGACCCAGGGCGAGGGCCCGATCCCTTCTCGTAAAGATCGCGTGCGCGTGCACTACACCGGCAAGCTTATCGACGGCACCGTGTTCGACAGCTCCGTCGCGCGCGGCGAACCGGCGGAGTTCCCGGTGAGCGGCGTGATCGCGGGCTGGATTGAAGCGCTGACCCTGATGCCGGTGGGTTCCAAATGGGAGCTGACCATTCCGCACAACCTGGCTTACGGCGAGCGCGGCGCTGGCGCGTCCATTCCGCCGTTCAGCACGCTGGTATTTGAAGTCGAACTGCTGGAAATCCTGTAA
- a CDS encoding OapA family protein: MPGRIKPLLAQVWHAPDHIRLMDPLPPAHRRGIILCAVVIVLCFLWPSPDAPDTPQRRDAELDFNRTPEPPVQPQAVAPTETQTPETNVAQPGASAPQPFQNNDIEQQWRTYRVEPGKTMAQLFRDHNLPPTDVYAMAKVEGDGKPLSNLQEGQMVQVRQNASGVVTALTIDTGDNQQVLFTRQPDGSFLRVR, translated from the coding sequence ATGCCTGGACGAATTAAACCGCTGCTGGCGCAGGTATGGCACGCCCCGGACCATATCCGCCTGATGGATCCGCTGCCCCCCGCGCACCGACGCGGCATTATTCTGTGCGCGGTAGTCATTGTGCTGTGCTTTTTATGGCCTTCTCCCGACGCGCCGGATACCCCGCAGCGACGCGATGCCGAACTCGACTTTAACCGCACACCGGAGCCGCCCGTGCAGCCGCAAGCCGTCGCGCCGACAGAAACGCAAACGCCCGAGACAAACGTCGCGCAGCCTGGCGCCAGCGCGCCGCAACCCTTCCAGAATAACGATATCGAACAGCAGTGGCGTACCTATCGTGTAGAGCCTGGCAAAACCATGGCGCAGCTCTTCCGTGACCATAACCTGCCGCCAACGGATGTTTACGCGATGGCGAAAGTAGAAGGCGACGGCAAGCCGCTCAGCAATCTTCAGGAGGGACAGATGGTGCAGGTGCGTCAGAACGCCAGCGGCGTGGTAACCGCGCTGACTATTGATACGGGCGATAACCAGCAGGTGCTGTTTACCCGCCAGCCGGACGGCAGTTTCTTACGGGTGCGCTGA
- the rplI gene encoding 50S ribosomal protein L9, with amino-acid sequence MQVILLDKVANLGSLGDQVNVKAGYARNFLVPQGKAVPATKKNVEFFEARRAELEAKLADVLSAAEARAEKINALGTVTIASKAGDEGKLFGSIGTRDIADAVTAAGVDVAKSEVRLPNGVLRTTGEHEVDFQVHSEVFAKLTVNVVAE; translated from the coding sequence ATGCAAGTTATTCTGCTTGATAAAGTAGCAAACCTGGGCAGCCTGGGCGACCAGGTAAACGTTAAAGCGGGCTACGCTCGTAACTTCCTGGTTCCGCAGGGCAAAGCTGTCCCGGCTACCAAGAAAAACGTTGAGTTCTTCGAAGCACGTCGTGCTGAACTGGAAGCCAAACTGGCTGACGTTCTGTCCGCTGCTGAAGCTCGCGCAGAGAAAATCAATGCGCTGGGCACCGTTACCATCGCGTCCAAAGCGGGCGATGAAGGTAAACTGTTCGGTTCCATCGGTACTCGCGACATCGCTGACGCTGTTACTGCAGCTGGCGTTGACGTGGCTAAGAGCGAAGTTCGTCTGCCGAACGGCGTTCTGCGTACCACTGGCGAACACGAAGTGGACTTCCAGGTTCACAGCGAAGTATTCGCTAAACTGACTGTAAACGTGGTTGCTGAGTAA
- the rpsR gene encoding 30S ribosomal protein S18, translated as MARYFRRRKFCRFTAEGVQEIDYKDIATLKNYITESGKIVPSRITGTRAKYQRQLARAIKRARYLSLLPYTDRHQ; from the coding sequence ATGGCACGTTATTTCCGTCGTCGCAAGTTCTGCCGTTTCACCGCGGAAGGCGTTCAAGAGATCGACTATAAAGATATCGCTACGCTGAAAAACTACATCACCGAAAGCGGTAAGATTGTCCCGAGCCGTATCACCGGTACCCGTGCAAAATATCAGCGTCAGCTGGCTCGCGCTATCAAACGCGCTCGCTACCTGTCCCTGCTGCCGTACACTGATCGTCATCAGTAA
- the priB gene encoding primosomal replication protein N has product MANRLVLSGTVCRAPLRKVSPSGIPHCQFVLEHRSVQEEAGFHRQAWCQMPVIISGHENQAITHSITVGTAVTVQGFISCHKAKNGLSKMVLHAEQIELIDSGD; this is encoded by the coding sequence ATGGCCAACCGTCTGGTGTTGTCCGGCACCGTGTGCAGGGCACCGCTTCGTAAGGTCAGCCCATCAGGAATTCCTCATTGCCAGTTCGTGCTTGAGCATCGTTCTGTGCAGGAGGAAGCCGGTTTCCACCGGCAGGCGTGGTGTCAGATGCCTGTAATAATCAGCGGGCACGAAAACCAGGCCATTACTCACAGTATAACGGTCGGTACGGCAGTCACCGTTCAGGGGTTCATCAGTTGCCACAAGGCAAAGAACGGACTGAGCAAAATGGTGCTGCATGCCGAGCAGATTGAATTGATAGATTCTGGAGACTAG
- the rpsF gene encoding 30S ribosomal protein S6 — MRHYEIVFMVHPDQSEQVPGMIERYSAAITGAEGKIHRLEDWGRRQLAYPINKLHKAHYVLMNVEAPQEVIDELETTFRFNDAVIRSMVMRTKHAVTEASPMVKAKDERRERRDDFANETADDAEAGDSEE, encoded by the coding sequence ATGCGTCATTACGAAATCGTTTTTATGGTCCATCCTGACCAGAGCGAACAGGTTCCGGGCATGATCGAGCGCTACTCTGCTGCCATCACTGGTGCAGAAGGCAAGATCCACCGTCTGGAAGACTGGGGCCGCCGTCAGCTGGCTTACCCGATCAACAAACTGCACAAAGCACACTACGTTCTGATGAACGTTGAAGCGCCGCAGGAAGTGATCGATGAGCTGGAAACTACCTTCCGCTTCAACGATGCCGTTATCCGCAGCATGGTTATGCGTACCAAACACGCCGTAACTGAAGCCTCTCCAATGGTTAAAGCGAAAGACGAGCGCCGTGAGCGTCGCGATGATTTCGCTAACGAAACCGCAGATGATGCTGAAGCTGGGGATTCTGAAGAGTAA
- the yjfP gene encoding esterase: protein MIEISTRRFADIEALHAAPAGAGDTALPTVLFYHGFTSSKTVYSYFAVALAQAGFRVVMPDAPEHGARFNGDAARRLTRFWHILHATITEYPRLRDALREEGLVADDRLAIGGASMGAMTALGIMTHHPEARAVAALMGSGYFTSLSHTLFAPDPAGADAIRAVLAPWDVSTQLARVADRPLLLWHGEDDDVVPAAQSLRLASALREHGLDANLTCAWEAGVKHRITPDALEATVAFFRRHL from the coding sequence ATGATCGAAATTTCAACACGACGGTTTGCGGATATCGAGGCGTTGCACGCCGCACCGGCAGGCGCGGGCGACACGGCGCTGCCGACGGTGCTGTTTTATCATGGTTTTACCTCGTCCAAAACGGTCTACAGCTATTTCGCCGTCGCGCTGGCGCAGGCCGGGTTTCGGGTGGTGATGCCGGATGCGCCTGAGCACGGCGCGCGCTTTAATGGCGACGCGGCGCGGCGCTTAACGCGGTTCTGGCACATTCTTCATGCCACTATCACGGAATATCCTCGGCTTCGCGACGCGCTGCGGGAAGAAGGGCTGGTGGCGGATGACAGGCTCGCCATCGGCGGCGCGTCGATGGGCGCGATGACCGCGCTCGGCATCATGACGCATCACCCCGAGGCGCGGGCGGTCGCGGCGCTGATGGGCTCCGGTTACTTCACCTCGCTTTCGCATACGCTCTTTGCGCCAGACCCCGCGGGGGCCGACGCCATTCGGGCCGTGCTGGCGCCCTGGGATGTCAGCACGCAGCTGGCGCGCGTCGCGGATCGCCCGCTGCTGCTCTGGCATGGGGAAGACGATGACGTGGTGCCCGCGGCGCAGAGCCTGCGTCTCGCCAGCGCGCTGCGCGAACACGGGCTGGACGCGAACCTCACGTGCGCCTGGGAGGCAGGCGTAAAACATCGCATCACCCCCGACGCGCTGGAGGCGACGGTGGCCTTTTTCCGCCGTCATCTCTAG
- the bsmA gene encoding biofilm peroxide resistance protein BsmA — translation MPVRRLIPLFMVATLTACSALQGTPQPAPPVADHPQEIQRYQTQGLTKMGTVTTLQYGSPDDALRDIAAQAGAAGADYYQVVSNDDTLLPGRWHAQAILYRK, via the coding sequence ATGCCTGTACGACGGCTCATTCCTTTATTCATGGTGGCGACACTTACCGCATGCAGCGCCCTGCAGGGCACACCACAGCCTGCGCCGCCGGTGGCGGATCATCCCCAGGAGATCCAGCGCTACCAGACGCAGGGGCTCACAAAAATGGGCACCGTCACCACGCTGCAATATGGTTCGCCAGACGATGCGCTGCGCGATATCGCCGCCCAGGCGGGCGCTGCCGGCGCGGATTACTATCAGGTGGTCTCGAATGACGACACCCTGTTGCCGGGCCGCTGGCACGCGCAGGCCATTTTGTATCGAAAGTAA
- a CDS encoding YdgH/BhsA/McbA family protein, giving the protein MKRSLALTSLLLSAGLISTSAQSAEEVNADRTTGLNEIGLISVNDISGTPQEIEKVIAYKADEQGAAYYRIIQMHENHRPDNWRVQAIIYS; this is encoded by the coding sequence ATGAAACGATCGCTGGCTTTGACGTCGCTATTATTATCCGCGGGTCTGATTAGCACTTCTGCGCAATCTGCTGAAGAGGTGAATGCCGACCGGACGACGGGCTTAAATGAAATCGGCCTCATTTCGGTTAATGATATTTCCGGCACGCCCCAGGAGATTGAAAAAGTCATTGCGTATAAAGCGGACGAACAGGGCGCGGCATATTATCGAATTATTCAAATGCATGAAAACCACCGGCCCGATAACTGGCGCGTGCAGGCAATTATTTATAGTTGA
- a CDS encoding methyl-accepting chemotaxis protein, with translation MTLSFQRWGLGAKLSFLTGVAVAALFLLFTFALSHKASQQLEALALEDLHNQTASVVDMAQMFDSSLNEEVASFTKLFNSFIPQPISRDDSQMQSINGISVPMLKGGETSLHENNALPDDFLTRTGAIATLFVRSGDNFVRVATSLRKEDGSRAIGTQLDTASPAFAPVMKGETYRGLALLFGKRYITQYEPVKDASGQVIAILFVGVDITNSWQVMRNKILSRRLGESGHFYVISRAPGKAYGQFLFHPSEEGKRPTWPEAILTPVLTQPQGTLEMEKPDGRTALLSFTQMPGWNWAIVGEVDKATLLSGVNSMRNQFLAAGIIVSLLFAAAFVWTVRRWLTTPLRNVITLARQYAAGDLRETIDTRRHDEVGQLIDAINGIGNGLQQIVTQVRDAAGEISQGTRALASDSGEISEQINKQASSVEETSASMEQLAATVAQNAANMEQTQSLVKEASDAVQQGGATVSNAVTTMNDIRSASQRIADITHVIESIAFQTNILALNAAVEAARAGEHGKGFAVVAQEVRALAARSANAVKEIEQLISDTLAKVSEGHALSEQTRQAMESIIGRIGQINQLVTEINHASHEQSAGIGQVNIAMHQIGEATHINAERVTRSEQTSQTLREKGNHLNELVSLFRLKA, from the coding sequence ATGACACTTTCATTTCAACGCTGGGGACTGGGCGCGAAGCTCTCATTCCTCACGGGCGTCGCGGTGGCGGCGCTTTTTCTGTTATTCACGTTTGCTTTAAGTCACAAAGCCAGCCAGCAACTGGAAGCGCTGGCGCTCGAAGATCTGCATAACCAGACCGCCAGCGTGGTCGATATGGCGCAGATGTTCGACAGCAGCCTCAATGAAGAAGTCGCGAGCTTCACGAAACTCTTCAACAGCTTTATCCCGCAGCCCATCAGCCGCGACGACAGCCAGATGCAGAGCATTAACGGCATCAGCGTGCCGATGCTTAAGGGCGGCGAAACCTCCCTGCATGAAAACAACGCGCTGCCTGATGATTTTCTGACCCGTACTGGTGCCATCGCCACGCTGTTTGTACGCAGCGGCGACAACTTCGTGCGCGTGGCGACCTCGCTTCGCAAAGAAGACGGTAGCCGCGCAATCGGCACGCAGCTCGACACCGCAAGCCCGGCGTTCGCGCCCGTGATGAAAGGCGAAACCTACCGCGGTCTGGCGCTGCTGTTCGGTAAACGCTACATCACCCAGTATGAGCCGGTAAAAGACGCCAGCGGCCAGGTGATCGCGATTCTGTTCGTCGGGGTCGACATCACCAACTCCTGGCAGGTGATGCGCAATAAAATCCTGAGCCGCCGCCTCGGCGAAAGCGGTCATTTCTATGTTATCAGCCGCGCGCCGGGCAAAGCCTACGGCCAGTTCCTCTTCCACCCGAGCGAAGAAGGTAAGCGCCCGACATGGCCGGAGGCGATTCTCACGCCGGTGCTGACGCAGCCGCAGGGAACGCTGGAGATGGAAAAACCGGATGGCCGCACAGCGCTCCTGAGCTTTACGCAGATGCCGGGCTGGAACTGGGCCATTGTCGGCGAAGTGGATAAAGCGACGCTGCTCAGCGGTGTAAACAGTATGCGTAATCAGTTCCTTGCGGCCGGGATTATCGTGTCGCTGCTGTTTGCCGCCGCGTTTGTCTGGACCGTCCGCCGCTGGCTGACTACACCACTGCGCAATGTCATTACCCTTGCGCGCCAGTACGCCGCAGGCGATCTGCGTGAGACTATCGATACCCGTCGTCATGATGAAGTCGGCCAGCTTATCGACGCGATTAACGGCATCGGCAACGGCTTACAGCAGATTGTGACGCAGGTGCGCGACGCCGCAGGCGAAATCAGCCAGGGCACGCGCGCGCTGGCGTCCGACAGCGGCGAGATAAGCGAGCAGATCAACAAACAGGCCAGCAGCGTGGAAGAAACGTCCGCGAGCATGGAGCAGCTGGCTGCCACCGTGGCGCAGAACGCCGCGAACATGGAGCAGACGCAAAGCCTGGTGAAAGAAGCGTCTGACGCCGTACAGCAAGGCGGCGCGACCGTCAGCAATGCGGTGACCACCATGAACGACATTCGCAGCGCCTCCCAGCGCATCGCGGATATCACCCATGTTATCGAATCTATCGCCTTCCAGACCAACATTCTGGCGCTGAACGCCGCGGTGGAAGCGGCGCGCGCGGGTGAGCACGGCAAAGGCTTCGCGGTCGTGGCGCAGGAAGTGCGCGCGCTGGCGGCACGCAGCGCCAACGCGGTTAAAGAGATAGAGCAGCTGATCAGCGATACGCTCGCCAAAGTGAGCGAAGGTCACGCGCTGTCCGAGCAGACGCGCCAGGCGATGGAGTCAATCATCGGGCGTATCGGCCAGATCAACCAGCTGGTGACGGAAATCAACCACGCTTCGCACGAGCAGTCGGCGGGTATTGGTCAGGTGAATATCGCCATGCATCAGATTGGCGAAGCCACCCACATCAACGCCGAGCGCGTCACGCGCAGCGAGCAGACCTCGCAGACGTTGCGTGAGAAAGGGAATCACCTGAACGAGCTGGTAAGCCTGTTCCGCCTCAAGGCCTGA
- a CDS encoding isovaleryl-CoA dehydrogenase — protein sequence MHWQTHTVFNQPVALNNSNLFLSDTALREAVLREGAGWDAELLASIGQQLGTAESLELGRLANANPPELLRYDARGARLDDVRFHPAWHLLMQGLCANRVHNLPWSETAPDGALVARAARFVLHAQVEAGTLCPITMTFAATPLLQAQLPPLFADWRAPLAGDRYDPHLLPGAQKRGLLIGMGMTEKQGGSDVLSNTTRAEPVARRGAGEAYRLVGHKWFFSVPQSDAHLVLAQTKGGLSCFFVPRFLPDGQRNAVRLERLKEKLGNRSNASSEAEFLDALGWLLGEEGEGVRQILRMGGMTRFDCALGSHGLMRRALAVALYHAHQRQAFGKNLIDQPLMRQVLGRMALQLEGQTALLFRLARAWERRESPHEVAFARLFTPAVKYGVCKGGIPFVAEAMEALGGIGYCEESELPRLYREMPVNSIWEGSGNIMCLDVLRVLARQPGVMEMLSDEFEAVKGQDRHFDRAWRQLAGRLRHPDEAAGRAITGQLFLLATGAQVLRSLTPPLAQAWCRTMLDTRGDSPLPEPVLAQALLRATGGAG from the coding sequence ATGCACTGGCAAACCCATACGGTGTTTAACCAGCCCGTCGCGCTCAATAACAGCAATCTTTTTCTTTCCGATACGGCGCTGCGCGAGGCGGTGCTGCGCGAAGGCGCAGGCTGGGACGCCGAACTGCTCGCCAGCATCGGCCAGCAGCTTGGCACGGCGGAATCGCTGGAACTGGGGCGTCTCGCCAACGCCAACCCGCCGGAGCTTCTGCGCTACGACGCGCGCGGCGCGCGCCTCGACGATGTGCGCTTTCACCCGGCCTGGCACCTGCTGATGCAGGGGCTGTGCGCCAACCGCGTTCATAATCTGCCCTGGAGCGAGACCGCGCCTGATGGCGCGCTGGTGGCCCGCGCCGCGCGCTTTGTGCTCCATGCGCAGGTGGAGGCGGGCACGCTCTGCCCCATTACCATGACCTTCGCCGCCACGCCGCTGCTTCAGGCCCAGTTGCCGCCGCTCTTCGCCGACTGGCGTGCGCCGCTTGCGGGCGATCGCTACGATCCCCACCTGCTGCCCGGCGCTCAAAAGCGCGGGCTGCTTATCGGCATGGGAATGACCGAAAAACAGGGCGGTTCGGATGTGCTTAGCAACACCACCCGCGCGGAGCCCGTCGCACGACGCGGCGCGGGCGAAGCCTACCGGCTGGTGGGGCACAAATGGTTTTTCTCGGTGCCGCAAAGCGACGCGCACCTGGTGCTGGCGCAGACGAAAGGCGGGCTCTCCTGCTTCTTCGTGCCGCGTTTTCTGCCTGACGGACAGCGTAACGCGGTGCGGCTCGAACGTCTGAAAGAGAAGCTCGGCAACCGCTCAAACGCCAGCAGCGAGGCGGAGTTTCTGGACGCGCTCGGCTGGCTGCTGGGCGAGGAGGGCGAAGGCGTGCGCCAGATCCTACGAATGGGCGGCATGACGCGCTTTGACTGTGCGCTCGGCAGTCACGGGCTGATGCGTCGCGCGCTGGCGGTGGCGCTCTATCACGCCCATCAGCGTCAGGCGTTCGGGAAAAACCTTATCGACCAGCCGCTGATGCGCCAGGTGTTAGGGCGTATGGCGCTGCAACTGGAAGGCCAGACTGCGCTGCTCTTTCGCCTCGCCCGCGCCTGGGAGCGGCGCGAATCGCCGCATGAGGTGGCTTTCGCGCGGCTGTTCACGCCGGCCGTGAAATATGGCGTCTGCAAAGGCGGTATTCCGTTTGTGGCGGAGGCGATGGAAGCGCTGGGCGGCATCGGCTATTGCGAGGAGAGCGAATTACCGCGTCTGTATCGTGAGATGCCGGTCAACAGTATCTGGGAAGGTTCTGGCAACATCATGTGCCTTGACGTGCTGCGGGTGCTGGCGCGCCAGCCTGGCGTCATGGAGATGCTGAGCGACGAGTTTGAGGCGGTGAAAGGGCAGGACCGGCACTTCGACCGCGCCTGGCGACAACTGGCCGGGCGACTGCGGCATCCGGATGAAGCGGCCGGTCGCGCCATTACCGGCCAGCTCTTTTTACTGGCGACCGGCGCTCAGGTGCTGCGTTCGCTGACCCCGCCGCTGGCGCAGGCCTGGTGTCGGACGATGCTGGATACCCGTGGCGACAGCCCGCTACCGGAGCCGGTGCTGGCGCAGGCGCTGCTGCGCGCCACGGGTGGGGCAGGCTAA
- a CDS encoding glutathionylspermidine synthase family protein: MLRHQTPVRPDLARIAHDHGFHFHIIDDEIYWDESRAYRFTLRQIEEQIESPTAELHEMCLEVVDRAVRDQAMLERLAIPELYWDAIAESWNAQDPSLYGRMDFVWTGKGPVKLLEYNADTPTSLYESAYFQWQWLEDARRHGTIPRDADQFNSIQEKLIARLAEIATPDPLYFSCCQESEEDRGTVLYLEDCARQAGLDTRFIYVEDIGLGLGGVLTDLDDNVIRQAFKLYPLEWMMRDDNGPLLRKRAERWYEPLWKSILSNKGLLPLLWAQFPGHPNLLPSWFADDFARERHDVAQALSGYAGYVRKPLFSREGGNVTLFDNDARVLAQEDGDYGHEPVIWQAFQALPRFGESYTLLGSWIVGDEPAGIGIREDCSLITKDTSRFVPHYIAG; this comes from the coding sequence ATGCTGCGCCACCAAACCCCGGTACGCCCCGATCTCGCGCGTATCGCCCATGACCACGGCTTTCACTTTCACATCATTGACGATGAGATCTACTGGGATGAGAGCCGCGCCTATCGCTTTACGCTGCGCCAGATAGAAGAGCAGATAGAATCGCCTACCGCCGAGCTGCACGAGATGTGCCTGGAGGTGGTCGACCGCGCCGTACGCGATCAGGCGATGCTTGAGCGCCTGGCTATCCCCGAGCTGTACTGGGACGCCATCGCCGAAAGCTGGAATGCGCAGGATCCGTCGCTCTACGGGCGCATGGATTTTGTCTGGACCGGCAAGGGGCCCGTCAAGCTGCTGGAATACAACGCCGATACGCCCACCTCACTGTATGAATCCGCCTATTTTCAGTGGCAATGGCTGGAAGACGCCCGCCGTCACGGCACCATCCCGCGCGACGCCGATCAGTTCAACTCCATCCAGGAAAAGCTTATCGCTCGTCTGGCCGAGATAGCCACGCCCGATCCGCTCTATTTCAGCTGCTGTCAGGAGTCTGAGGAAGATCGCGGCACGGTGCTCTATCTGGAAGACTGCGCGCGTCAGGCGGGGCTGGATACGCGGTTTATCTATGTTGAAGATATCGGGCTGGGTCTCGGCGGCGTCCTGACCGATCTGGACGATAACGTCATCCGCCAGGCGTTTAAGCTCTACCCGCTGGAGTGGATGATGCGCGATGACAACGGCCCGCTGCTGCGTAAGCGCGCGGAACGTTGGTATGAGCCGCTGTGGAAAAGCATCCTCAGCAATAAAGGACTGCTGCCGCTGCTCTGGGCGCAATTTCCGGGGCATCCGAACCTGCTGCCGTCCTGGTTTGCTGATGACTTCGCGCGCGAGCGGCATGACGTGGCGCAAGCGCTTTCCGGCTATGCGGGCTATGTGCGCAAGCCGCTCTTTTCACGCGAAGGCGGCAACGTGACGCTGTTTGATAACGACGCGCGGGTGCTGGCGCAGGAAGACGGCGACTACGGCCATGAGCCGGTCATCTGGCAGGCGTTTCAGGCGCTGCCGCGCTTTGGCGAAAGCTATACGCTGCTTGGCAGCTGGATCGTCGGCGACGAGCCCGCCGGTATCGGCATCCGCGAGGATTGCTCGCTCATCACCAAAGATACTTCACGCTTCGTTCCGCACTATATCGCCGGCTGA
- a CDS encoding DUF1190 domain-containing protein produces MAAARKKRGRRKPYTPVDNSPELKSYSRPESDRKGAKILTLAIMGGAAFFGLKACQDDGDNDNDGDGIYYATAEECTADGQPADVCTNAWNTAKSEFERNIPTAKMNWDDCSASYGNNCYYDGVGKTWVPMMAGFLLASNANKKRDQDDNPSTYTTSSTGYHYYYTRPVWQNGSGDYVWRGSKGTTASSSRSLVTRSATTISRGGFGRSSSSRSSWGG; encoded by the coding sequence ATGGCGGCAGCAAGGAAAAAACGCGGCAGAAGAAAACCGTATACGCCGGTGGACAACTCGCCCGAACTGAAATCGTATTCGCGCCCCGAGTCGGACCGAAAAGGGGCGAAAATATTAACGCTCGCCATTATGGGCGGGGCGGCGTTTTTCGGTCTGAAAGCCTGTCAGGATGATGGCGATAACGACAATGACGGCGATGGCATTTACTACGCCACGGCGGAAGAGTGCACCGCCGACGGCCAGCCCGCAGACGTCTGCACGAACGCGTGGAACACCGCCAAATCCGAGTTCGAAAGAAATATTCCCACCGCAAAAATGAACTGGGATGACTGTAGCGCGAGCTACGGCAACAACTGCTATTACGACGGCGTGGGGAAAACCTGGGTCCCGATGATGGCCGGCTTCCTGCTGGCCAGCAACGCGAATAAAAAGCGCGATCAGGACGATAACCCCTCGACCTATACGACCTCCAGCACGGGTTATCATTACTACTACACGCGGCCCGTGTGGCAGAACGGCTCCGGCGACTACGTCTGGCGCGGCAGCAAAGGCACGACCGCGAGCAGCAGCCGTAGCCTGGTGACCCGCAGCGCGACGACGATTTCACGCGGCGGTTTTGGCCGCTCATCAAGTTCCCGCAGTAGCTGGGGAGGTTAA
- a CDS encoding DUF350 domain-containing protein — MQTFHGLMAFCAYFFIGLAMINCFMFIYTRITSHDEWTLIKENNSAAAITFGGAILGYVVPLASAAINSVSITDYLIWGAIALVVQLIIYGGVRLYMPKLSEKIINRNVAAGIFMGVASLAGGILNAACMTW; from the coding sequence GTGCAGACATTCCACGGACTGATGGCGTTTTGCGCTTACTTTTTTATCGGGCTGGCGATGATCAACTGTTTTATGTTCATCTACACCCGTATTACCTCCCACGACGAATGGACGCTGATTAAAGAGAATAACAGCGCGGCGGCCATTACCTTCGGCGGCGCGATTTTAGGCTATGTGGTGCCGCTCGCCAGCGCCGCGATTAACTCCGTCAGCATTACTGACTATCTGATTTGGGGGGCGATCGCGCTCGTCGTACAGCTTATAATCTACGGCGGCGTGCGCTTATACATGCCGAAACTGAGCGAGAAAATTATTAACCGTAACGTCGCAGCCGGTATTTTCATGGGCGTGGCGTCGCTGGCTGGCGGTATTCTGAATGCGGCCTGCATGACCTGGTAA